GCCGCTCCCCCTCTTCAACCCCTGCGTTACATAATGTATGACCTCCTCGACAGACAATCCATTCTTGCGATGAAGCTGCGGCGCGAAGCGAACCTCTACATATTTGCAATGATGCGGGGCACTTTGCTGAATGACCTCATAAGCGGCACGTTCGAGAGCTTCGGGAGTCTGCAAGAACCGGGTTGTGAAATCAAATTTGCTCAAGTAATCCCGAAGGTCCCTGCATTCTTCCGCCACTCTCATGTACGACACAAGATTTGCAGGGTCGGTTGTTGGGAGCTCGATACTCTCCATGCGCGCAATATCGATAACAGTCTCAGGCTGCAAGCTGCCATCCAAATGAAGGTGCAAGTCAACCTTGGGCATCAGGGACAGTAAATCTTCATTTCTTACCAAACCAACATTCATCTCCACCCTGCATCACCTCCATATATTTTGATTATCTTAATACAAAGTGAAATCGATGTAAATATACCTAACACATATTTTTCTTTTTATTATTTGTGTTAAATTATATGACATAACCTGAGTTTGGATCCATGAAAAAAAGCCCGAATCGGTTTATTTTCAAACCATCCCGAGCCCCTTATTCTCTAGCTTTACTACATGATTGCTGTATTGTTGTCACCCATTTCGCTGAATGACCTTCAGCGCTTCTTTCTGGCTTAACGGCGAAAGCTCCGTGGACTTCACAAAAGCTTGCACAGCTGCCGCGTCGGTCTTCGAATATTCTCTAAGCGCCCAGCCGATCGCCTTGCGAATGAAGAACTCCCGTGACCCCGACATTCGTCGAACCACGGCAAACAACAGCTCCGTATCGGTATTCTGCTTATATTTCAGCTGGAAGAGAATAGCCGTTCTTTGCAGCCACATCTGTTCAGAGGAGAGCCACTTGTCTACATAGTTGGTGGTAAGCTTAGGATATTGCTGTAGGTGAAAGCCTATTAGATTAGGGGCTATGAAATCTACCGTATCCCACCACGGGTGGGTTAGCACCCATTCTTCCAATAGTTCCACATGCTTTGGCGGCATGTCCTTTCTAGATTTCAAGAGCATGTCCATTGCGGCATAATGAAATTCTCTTTCCGGAAGCCTCCACCAAGCCTTCGCCGTTTCTACTGCCTCCTGTCCTGCCGGAATCCCGTTGTCCTTGTAAAATCGCTTCATAAGCGCAACACGCTCCGGATTTCGAATACCCAAGAATGGAAATTGATTCCGCATATAAGCCTCCATCGGCTGCACATTGTCTATATTCGCATGAAGGCGAAATATCTCCTCCAGCTTGTCCGCATAGGCTTGATCCATATCTGCACCGCCCTTATTTTCAAATCGGTTTATCATCATTGTAACAAAAAAGTAATGCGAACCCACCTGGA
This genomic window from Paenibacillus hexagrammi contains:
- a CDS encoding DNA alkylation repair protein, producing the protein MDQAYADKLEEIFRLHANIDNVQPMEAYMRNQFPFLGIRNPERVALMKRFYKDNGIPAGQEAVETAKAWWRLPEREFHYAAMDMLLKSRKDMPPKHVELLEEWVLTHPWWDTVDFIAPNLIGFHLQQYPKLTTNYVDKWLSSEQMWLQRTAILFQLKYKQNTDTELLFAVVRRMSGSREFFIRKAIGWALREYSKTDAAAVQAFVKSTELSPLSQKEALKVIQRNG